The proteins below come from a single Mytilus edulis chromosome 5, xbMytEdul2.2, whole genome shotgun sequence genomic window:
- the LOC139524516 gene encoding uncharacterized protein isoform X1, whose protein sequence is MANSKKATGVIERDGSESNSNKICTHQTNARILGPLERSFYFWTLKCDDTFPYKMSLSSKYPFTVKHVSDAISCLVKQHPVLRKSFVDTGSNIELIETSDQSNHLEILPKTRFYSIFNEFSLNGKLWRFILLEPDANSTHNIEVMVAVHHGLSDYIYNREILRTFVNNLHLLQLGQKPSTDIEFNLTMPIEDVTKNVAVKDIQSYRIDRRFVNKKVSTAVEILSRSIEKLCPLKCPCGSSRTIKWSLDKNATRSFLVSRSKCNGSFNSLILSVCITSFMRLISGSLKQDEIVDLSFAFMVNLRRYILNREEFRGNASIDVHFFLQLDASVSSDKQFWLMANEISDKIREIIDSAGLLTSAEDWIDIPREIIALTHVGTIDNFLEDETTIRLEDLQVNVNANQELSAFFHVITYFSRGEMHFCIAYGSSFIPDQFAQAFTNGINETIQHIVNVSKL, encoded by the exons ATGGCTAACTCTAAGAAAGCAACTGGTGTTATTGAAAG ggaTGGAAGTGAATCAAACAGCAACAAAATCTGCACTCATCAAACAAATGCACGAATACTTGGACCTCTAGAAAGGAGTTTTTATTTCTGGACTTTGAAATGTGATGATACATTCCCATATAAAATGTCTCTATCCAGTAAATACCCATTTACTGTAAAACACGTGTCGGATGCAATATCTTGTCTGGTCAAACAACATCCAGTGTTGCGCAAGTCTTTCGTGGATACCGGAAGCAATATAGAATTAATTGAAACCAGCGATCAATCCAACCATCTTGAAATTTTACCGAAGACACGCTTTTACtcaattttcaatgaattttctTTGAATGGTAAACTTTGGCGTTTTATACTATTGGAGCCCGATGCCAATTCTACACATAATATAGAAGTAATGGTTGCAGTACATCATGGCTTATCGGATTATATTTATAATCGAGAGATACTTAGAACATTTGTAAACAATTTGCATCTGTTACAACTAGGCCAGAAACCTTCGACAGATATAGAATTCAATCTTACCATGCCAATCGAAGATGTTACAAAAAATGTGGCTGTCAAAGATATCCAAAGCTACAGAATCGATCGAAGATTTGTCAACAAAAAAGTTTCAACAGCCGTCGAAATACTTTCCCGCTCAATCGAGAAGCTATGCCCATTAAAGTGTCCCTGTGGTTCTAGTCGGACAATAAAATGGAGTCTTGACAAAAATGCAACACGTTCTTTTCTTGTTTCGCGTAGCAAATGTAATGGGTCGTTTAATTCTTTGATATTATCAGTATGCATTACATCTTTCATGAGGTTGATAAGTGGAAGTCTTAAACAAGATGAAATTGTAGATCTTTCATTCGCATTCATGGTTAATCTACGTAGGTACATATTAAACCGAGAAGAATTCCGAGGGAATGCTAGTATAGATGTACACTTCTTTTTACAGTTAGACGCATCTGTAAGTTCGGACAAGCAATTCTGGCTGATGGCCAATGAAATATCAGACAAAATTCGTGAGATAATCGATTCCGCGGGACTCCTCACTTCAGCAGAAGACTGGATAGATATACCTAGGGAAATAATAGCTCTGACACACGTTGGTACTATAGATAATTTCCTTGAAGACGAGACGACCATTCGCCTTGAAGACCTTCAAGTAAATGTTAATGCCAATCAAGAACTGTCGGCATTTTTTCATGTCATCACTTATTTTTCCCGAGGTGAGATGCATTTCTGTATAGCATATGGGTCGTCTTTTATACCTGATCAATTTGCTCAAGCGTTTACCAATGGAATCAATGAAACTATCCAACATATAGTGAATGTATCCAAACtttag
- the LOC139524517 gene encoding phospholipid scramblase 2-like — protein sequence MADPAHVQMQMQGVAPPQVQGLPPALNFLSALSEVNIHQHLDILEVAIGWEKNNKYRLCNSQDQQFMYAKEDTDCCVRQCCGPARPFTMNITDNNEQPLIQLYRPFRCQASLCMCCYLQEMDIMSPPGLSVGGVKQLWTPWKPKFEVHDAQNTPVFHIIGECCFCCPCTDITFQVVDAQKGHEIGQIIKHWGGCREICGAVNDFKVTFPQDLDVMKKTLLLGATFLIDFNYFERNKQ from the exons ATGGCGGATCCAGCTCATGTTCAAATGCAAATGCAGGGCGTTGCCCCACCGCAGGTACAAGGATTGCCACCAGCTTTAAATTTTCTATCTGCTCTGTCAGAGGTCAATATTCATCAGCATCTTGATATTCTTGAAG TTGCTATTGGATGGGAAAAGAATAACAAATACAGATTATGCAACAGTCAAGATCAACAATTCATGTATGCAAAGGAAG ACACAGACTGTTGTGTCAGACAGTGCTGTGGTCCAGCTCGTCCTTTTACCATGAACATCACAGATAACAATGAGCAGCCATTGATACAATTATACAGACCATTTAGATGTCAAGCTAGCTTATGTATGTGTTGTTACCTACAGGAGATGGACATAATGAGTCCACCAGGCCTTTCAGTAGGAGGTGTTAAACAGCT ATGGACTCCTTGGAAGCCAAAGTTTGAAGTCCATGATGCACAGAACACACCTGTATTTCACATTATAGGAGAATGTTGCTTTTGTTGTCCATGTACAGATATCACTTTCCAA GTTGTAGATGCCCAAAAAGGTCATGAGATCGGACAAATTATCAAACATTGGGGAGGCTGTCGAGAAATCTGTGGAGCTGTTAATGATTTCAAAGTTACAT TTCCTCAAGACCTAGATGTGATGAAGAAAACATTGTTGTTAGGAGCCACGTTCCTTATTGATTTCAACTACTTTGAAAGAAACAAACAATAA
- the LOC139524516 gene encoding uncharacterized protein isoform X2 has translation MSLSSKYPFTVKHVSDAISCLVKQHPVLRKSFVDTGSNIELIETSDQSNHLEILPKTRFYSIFNEFSLNGKLWRFILLEPDANSTHNIEVMVAVHHGLSDYIYNREILRTFVNNLHLLQLGQKPSTDIEFNLTMPIEDVTKNVAVKDIQSYRIDRRFVNKKVSTAVEILSRSIEKLCPLKCPCGSSRTIKWSLDKNATRSFLVSRSKCNGSFNSLILSVCITSFMRLISGSLKQDEIVDLSFAFMVNLRRYILNREEFRGNASIDVHFFLQLDASVSSDKQFWLMANEISDKIREIIDSAGLLTSAEDWIDIPREIIALTHVGTIDNFLEDETTIRLEDLQVNVNANQELSAFFHVITYFSRGEMHFCIAYGSSFIPDQFAQAFTNGINETIQHIVNVSKL, from the coding sequence ATGTCTCTATCCAGTAAATACCCATTTACTGTAAAACACGTGTCGGATGCAATATCTTGTCTGGTCAAACAACATCCAGTGTTGCGCAAGTCTTTCGTGGATACCGGAAGCAATATAGAATTAATTGAAACCAGCGATCAATCCAACCATCTTGAAATTTTACCGAAGACACGCTTTTACtcaattttcaatgaattttctTTGAATGGTAAACTTTGGCGTTTTATACTATTGGAGCCCGATGCCAATTCTACACATAATATAGAAGTAATGGTTGCAGTACATCATGGCTTATCGGATTATATTTATAATCGAGAGATACTTAGAACATTTGTAAACAATTTGCATCTGTTACAACTAGGCCAGAAACCTTCGACAGATATAGAATTCAATCTTACCATGCCAATCGAAGATGTTACAAAAAATGTGGCTGTCAAAGATATCCAAAGCTACAGAATCGATCGAAGATTTGTCAACAAAAAAGTTTCAACAGCCGTCGAAATACTTTCCCGCTCAATCGAGAAGCTATGCCCATTAAAGTGTCCCTGTGGTTCTAGTCGGACAATAAAATGGAGTCTTGACAAAAATGCAACACGTTCTTTTCTTGTTTCGCGTAGCAAATGTAATGGGTCGTTTAATTCTTTGATATTATCAGTATGCATTACATCTTTCATGAGGTTGATAAGTGGAAGTCTTAAACAAGATGAAATTGTAGATCTTTCATTCGCATTCATGGTTAATCTACGTAGGTACATATTAAACCGAGAAGAATTCCGAGGGAATGCTAGTATAGATGTACACTTCTTTTTACAGTTAGACGCATCTGTAAGTTCGGACAAGCAATTCTGGCTGATGGCCAATGAAATATCAGACAAAATTCGTGAGATAATCGATTCCGCGGGACTCCTCACTTCAGCAGAAGACTGGATAGATATACCTAGGGAAATAATAGCTCTGACACACGTTGGTACTATAGATAATTTCCTTGAAGACGAGACGACCATTCGCCTTGAAGACCTTCAAGTAAATGTTAATGCCAATCAAGAACTGTCGGCATTTTTTCATGTCATCACTTATTTTTCCCGAGGTGAGATGCATTTCTGTATAGCATATGGGTCGTCTTTTATACCTGATCAATTTGCTCAAGCGTTTACCAATGGAATCAATGAAACTATCCAACATATAGTGAATGTATCCAAACtttag